From Halomicrobium salinisoli, the proteins below share one genomic window:
- a CDS encoding NADH-quinone oxidoreductase subunit D, translating to MSLERTDAVGDVVGVTEDGLDYDRLEALLGEKVLDREEHLNAEGFVIRPDDVQDVLSTLKEQAGFDHCSCVTAQEYEDRFETIYHLKKYNDPTQELSVVVPTTREDPVSESGAPVFETADWHEREAYDLVGIEYDDHPDLRRILLPETWQGHPLRRDFDQDQPQVVPLREHANPIQEDHKDPDDPDTMFVNVGPHHPATHGVLHLETVLDGEEVADVEPDIGYLHRCEEQMCQQGTYRHQIMPYPDRWDYISAGLLNEWAYARAAEDLADIEVPDYAQVIRTMGAELSRIAAHMLAVSTFALDVYGDFTAIFQYGIRDREVVQSILEDLTGQRLMFNYFRLGGVAWDVPQPREEFFEKIRDFLDDLPEKLNEYHDLITGNEILQMRTVNTGVLSPEAVKDYGATGPVARGSGVDYDLRRDDPYGYYDELEWDVVTEDGCDNFSRLLVRMREVEESAKIIEQCVDLLEDWPEEDRDIQANVPRTLRPDPDTEVYRAVEGAKGELGIYIRADGTDKPARFKIRSPCFSNLQTLPAMSEGEYVADMVASLGSLDIVLGEVDR from the coding sequence GAGGGCTTCGTCATCCGGCCGGACGACGTCCAGGACGTCCTCTCGACGCTGAAGGAACAGGCCGGCTTCGACCACTGCTCCTGTGTCACCGCACAGGAGTACGAGGACCGCTTCGAGACGATCTACCACCTCAAGAAGTACAACGATCCCACCCAGGAGCTGTCGGTGGTCGTCCCCACGACGAGGGAGGATCCGGTCTCGGAGAGCGGTGCGCCGGTCTTCGAGACGGCCGACTGGCACGAGCGTGAGGCCTACGACCTGGTGGGCATCGAGTACGACGACCACCCCGACCTGCGGCGGATCCTCCTGCCGGAGACCTGGCAGGGCCACCCGCTGCGTCGCGACTTCGACCAGGACCAGCCGCAGGTCGTCCCGCTGCGCGAGCACGCCAACCCGATCCAGGAGGACCACAAGGACCCGGACGACCCGGACACGATGTTCGTCAACGTCGGTCCGCACCACCCGGCGACCCACGGGGTCCTCCACCTGGAGACGGTGCTCGACGGCGAAGAGGTCGCCGACGTCGAACCGGACATCGGCTACCTCCACCGCTGCGAGGAGCAGATGTGCCAGCAGGGCACCTACCGCCACCAGATCATGCCCTACCCCGACCGGTGGGACTACATCTCGGCGGGCCTGCTCAACGAGTGGGCCTACGCTCGGGCGGCCGAGGACCTCGCGGACATCGAGGTCCCCGACTACGCGCAGGTCATCCGGACGATGGGGGCCGAACTCTCCCGGATCGCCGCCCACATGCTCGCGGTGTCGACGTTCGCGCTGGACGTCTACGGCGACTTCACCGCCATCTTCCAGTACGGCATCCGTGACCGCGAGGTCGTCCAGTCGATTCTGGAGGACCTGACCGGCCAGCGGCTGATGTTCAACTACTTCCGGCTGGGCGGGGTCGCCTGGGACGTCCCCCAGCCCCGCGAGGAGTTCTTCGAGAAGATCCGGGACTTCCTCGACGACCTGCCGGAGAAGCTCAACGAGTACCACGACCTCATCACGGGCAACGAGATCCTCCAGATGCGGACGGTCAACACCGGCGTCCTCTCGCCCGAGGCGGTCAAGGACTACGGTGCGACGGGACCGGTCGCTCGCGGCTCCGGCGTCGACTACGACCTCCGCCGGGACGACCCCTACGGCTACTACGACGAACTGGAGTGGGACGTCGTCACGGAGGACGGCTGCGACAACTTCTCGCGCCTGCTCGTCCGCATGCGCGAGGTCGAGGAGTCCGCGAAGATCATCGAGCAGTGCGTCGACCTGCTGGAGGACTGGCCCGAGGAGGACCGCGACATCCAGGCCAACGTCCCGCGCACCCTCCGTCCGGACCCGGACACGGAGGTCTACCGCGCCGTCGAGGGCGCGAAGGGCGAACTCGGCATCTACATCCGCGCGGACGGCACGGACAAGCCCGCCCGCTTCAAGATCCGAAGCCCCTGCTTCTCGAACCTGCAGACGCTGCCGGCGATGTCCGAGGGCGAGTACGTGGCCGACATGGTCGCGTCGCTCGGTAGCCTGGACATCGTGCTCGGGGAGGTGGATCGCTGA
- a CDS encoding complex I subunit 1/NuoH family protein, with the protein MQAAPLPETLADLLGLDASDPGVLAVLSIVGAAVIGTIMLLNAALAGPWAKRKITAAFTDRIAVNRHGPAGLLIIVADAVRLISKELIVPDGVDRPAWDLAPLVIASSALLGFAVIPMGNGIHLADPEAGLAYVFAVASIASLGLVMAGYASNNKYSFLGGLRAVAQNLAYEIPLILTGVSVVLFAGTLQMSGIVEAQAETLVSIAGLEIPAWYAFVNPFAFVLFMIANLAEVGRNPFDIPEAPTEIVAGYQTEYSSVYFVLIYLGEFVHIFLGGAIVATIFLGGPAGPVLPGIVWFLIKIWGVFMFTQWARSAVPRVRIDQLITIGWKGLLVLAFANLILTAVIVGVIV; encoded by the coding sequence ATGCAGGCCGCGCCGCTTCCCGAGACGCTGGCGGATCTGCTGGGCCTCGACGCCTCGGACCCCGGCGTCCTCGCCGTGCTGAGCATCGTCGGTGCGGCCGTCATCGGCACGATCATGCTGCTGAACGCGGCGCTGGCCGGCCCGTGGGCCAAGCGGAAGATCACCGCCGCGTTCACCGACCGTATCGCCGTCAACCGACACGGTCCCGCCGGCCTGCTGATCATCGTGGCCGACGCCGTCCGACTGATCTCGAAGGAACTGATCGTCCCGGACGGCGTCGACCGCCCGGCCTGGGACCTGGCGCCGCTGGTGATCGCGTCCTCGGCGCTGCTTGGCTTCGCCGTCATCCCGATGGGGAACGGCATCCACCTCGCCGATCCCGAGGCCGGCCTGGCCTACGTGTTCGCGGTCGCGTCGATCGCCTCGCTCGGCCTGGTGATGGCCGGCTACGCCTCGAACAACAAGTACTCGTTCCTCGGCGGCCTGCGCGCGGTCGCGCAGAACCTCGCCTACGAGATCCCGCTGATCCTGACTGGCGTGTCCGTCGTGCTGTTCGCGGGCACGCTCCAGATGAGCGGGATCGTTGAGGCCCAGGCGGAGACGCTGGTCTCGATCGCCGGGCTCGAGATCCCCGCGTGGTACGCCTTCGTGAACCCCTTCGCGTTCGTCCTGTTCATGATCGCGAACCTCGCCGAAGTGGGCCGCAACCCCTTCGACATCCCGGAGGCGCCGACGGAGATCGTCGCCGGGTACCAGACCGAGTACTCGTCGGTGTACTTCGTGCTGATCTACCTCGGCGAGTTCGTCCACATCTTCCTGGGCGGCGCCATCGTGGCGACCATCTTCCTGGGCGGCCCCGCCGGGCCCGTCCTGCCCGGGATCGTGTGGTTCCTGATCAAGATCTGGGGCGTGTTCATGTTCACGCAGTGGGCCCGTTCCGCGGTGCCCCGCGTCCGGATCGACCAGCTGATCACGATCGGGTGGAAGGGCCTGCTCGTGCTGGCCTTCGCCAACCTGATCCTCACGGCGGTCATCGTCGGGGTGATCGTCTGA